A single genomic interval of Rhizobium leguminosarum bv. trifolii WSM1325 harbors:
- a CDS encoding phosphopentomutase (KEGG: rec:RHECIAT_CH0000243 phosphopentomutase protein~TIGRFAM: phosphopentomutase~PFAM: Phosphopentomutase domain protein; metalloenzyme domain protein) translates to MARAFLFVLDSFGIGGAPDAAAYGDEGADTLGHIAEFCAAGAGDRAGLREGPLSLPNMSELGLMQIARSASGRFPAGMPVPEKVYGIYGAATEISRGKDTPSGHWEIAGTPVSFDWGYFPIEGDAFPAEFIEALCREADVPGILGNCHASGTEIIARLGEDHIRTGKPICYTSSDSVFQVAAHEEHFGLDRLLAFCRLARGLLDPYNIGRVIARPFIGQSASTFQRTGNRRDFSVVPPEPTLLDRLIEHGRHVHAVGKIDDIFAHQGISKVIKANGNEALMDASLAALDEAGDGDLVFTNFVDFDMIYGHRRDVPGYAAALEAFDARLPEVHKKLKPGDLVVLTADHGCDPTWRGTDHTRERVPVIAYGPGIRSRSIGVRRSYADIGESIARHLGIPAGPHGRSFL, encoded by the coding sequence ATGGCGCGTGCCTTTCTTTTCGTTCTGGATTCCTTCGGCATTGGCGGGGCGCCGGATGCGGCGGCCTATGGCGACGAGGGCGCCGATACGCTCGGCCATATCGCCGAGTTCTGCGCAGCCGGAGCCGGAGACCGCGCCGGATTGCGCGAAGGGCCGCTTTCCCTGCCCAACATGTCGGAACTCGGGCTCATGCAAATCGCGCGATCCGCCTCCGGCCGATTTCCGGCCGGCATGCCCGTCCCGGAGAAGGTTTATGGCATTTATGGCGCTGCGACCGAAATCTCCCGAGGCAAGGATACGCCGTCGGGTCATTGGGAAATCGCGGGAACACCGGTCAGTTTCGATTGGGGTTATTTCCCGATAGAGGGCGACGCCTTTCCTGCCGAATTCATCGAGGCGCTATGCAGAGAGGCTGACGTGCCCGGCATCCTCGGCAACTGCCATGCTTCGGGAACGGAGATCATCGCCCGGCTCGGCGAGGACCATATCCGCACCGGCAAGCCAATCTGCTACACCTCTTCGGATTCCGTCTTTCAGGTCGCGGCGCACGAGGAGCATTTCGGCCTCGATCGTCTGCTCGCCTTCTGCCGTTTGGCCCGGGGGCTGCTCGATCCCTACAATATCGGCCGTGTCATCGCCCGGCCCTTTATCGGCCAGTCCGCCTCTACTTTCCAGCGCACGGGAAACCGGCGCGACTTCTCCGTGGTGCCGCCGGAGCCGACGCTACTCGACCGGCTGATCGAGCACGGCCGGCATGTGCATGCTGTGGGAAAGATCGACGACATCTTCGCGCATCAGGGCATTTCCAAGGTCATCAAGGCGAACGGAAACGAGGCGCTGATGGATGCGTCCCTCGCGGCGCTCGACGAGGCTGGGGACGGCGATCTCGTTTTCACCAATTTCGTCGATTTCGACATGATCTACGGTCATCGCCGCGACGTGCCGGGTTATGCAGCCGCACTCGAAGCCTTCGATGCGCGCTTGCCTGAAGTCCACAAGAAACTGAAGCCCGGCGATCTCGTCGTGCTCACCGCCGATCATGGCTGCGATCCGACCTGGCGCGGCACGGACCATACGCGCGAGCGTGTGCCTGTCATCGCTTATGGCCCCGGCATCCGGTCGCGTTCGATCGGCGTGCGCCGCAGCTATGCCGATATCGGCGAGAGCATCGCCCGGCATCTCGGCATCCCGGCCGGGCCGCACGGAAGGAGTTTTCTGTGA
- a CDS encoding conserved hypothetical protein (KEGG: ret:RHE_CH00199 hypothetical protein), translated as MALRNPFTRLVLTVRRLARDRRGAGAIEFAILFPVLVMLYIGAFEITVGLSVSKRVTRAAGTVADLVTQQQSVTKSALAQMPSVATAIFVPYNSTSLTLKITGITIDAGANAKVLWSWAKDGTVPYAKNTTVSNVPADMKTANSFLVRTELSIPYTMFLFAPNFMPDGMRTITISRSYFYRQRQGDSIPCGDC; from the coding sequence ATGGCGTTGCGCAACCCGTTCACCAGACTGGTCCTGACGGTGCGGCGGCTGGCCCGCGACCGCAGGGGCGCCGGCGCGATCGAATTCGCGATCCTCTTTCCCGTGCTCGTGATGCTCTATATCGGCGCTTTCGAGATCACCGTCGGCCTCAGCGTCAGCAAGCGCGTGACGCGCGCCGCAGGAACGGTGGCCGACCTCGTCACCCAGCAGCAATCCGTCACCAAGAGCGCGCTCGCGCAGATGCCGTCGGTCGCAACGGCGATCTTCGTGCCCTACAACTCCACGTCGCTGACGCTGAAGATCACCGGGATCACCATCGATGCCGGTGCCAATGCGAAGGTGCTCTGGTCCTGGGCGAAGGATGGGACGGTGCCCTATGCCAAGAACACCACGGTGAGCAACGTGCCAGCGGATATGAAGACGGCGAACAGTTTCCTGGTCCGTACCGAACTCAGCATCCCCTATACGATGTTCCTGTTTGCCCCGAACTTCATGCCGGATGGCATGCGTACGATCACCATCAGCCGCAGTTATTTCTACCGCCAGCGGCAAGGCGACTCGATCCCCTGCGGCGACTGCTGA
- a CDS encoding TadE family protein (PFAM: TadE family protein~KEGG: rec:RHECIAT_CH0000245 hypothetical protein) has product MTIDQQTDKGRAVAPFRFLRFRGLARSREGAAAIEFALLAIPYFLVIFAILETFVAFAAEELVSNAVDTMSRRMRTGQITYNLGRTTDMNQAQFRQAFCDEISILIRCSASEVATPSKLYVDVQTFSTFSAIPTTIPKLSTDKYADINTAAFKYAPGGAGTINMLRAYYRWEITADLVRPYITTIRPSDGSMPRQYLIVATAAFQNEQYP; this is encoded by the coding sequence ATGACAATCGATCAGCAGACGGATAAGGGGCGCGCTGTTGCGCCGTTCCGCTTCTTACGGTTTCGCGGTCTCGCCCGCTCACGCGAGGGTGCTGCGGCGATCGAATTCGCGCTGCTCGCCATTCCCTATTTCCTGGTGATTTTCGCAATCCTCGAAACTTTCGTCGCCTTCGCCGCCGAAGAACTTGTCTCCAATGCTGTCGATACGATGAGCCGCCGGATGCGAACCGGGCAGATCACCTATAATCTCGGCCGCACGACCGATATGAACCAGGCGCAGTTCCGGCAGGCTTTCTGCGATGAGATCTCGATCCTGATCCGCTGCTCGGCGAGCGAAGTCGCTACGCCGAGCAAGCTCTACGTGGATGTGCAGACGTTCAGCACCTTTTCGGCCATTCCGACGACGATCCCCAAGCTTTCCACCGACAAATATGCCGACATCAACACGGCGGCCTTCAAATATGCGCCGGGCGGCGCCGGCACGATCAATATGCTGCGCGCCTACTACCGCTGGGAAATCACCGCGGATCTGGTCCGACCTTACATCACCACGATACGTCCCTCCGACGGTTCGATGCCGCGGCAATATCTGATCGTCGCGACCGCGGCCTTCCAGAATGAGCAGTATCCATAA
- a CDS encoding pilus subunit transmembrane protein (KEGG: rec:RHECIAT_CH0000246 pilus subunit transmembrane protein): MSSSGKTIFFAGMIAVFGISGVSAAADDDMLRVYMDHARVLKLDRPVSKVIVGNAAVADATVADAKTIVLTGRSFGTTNLVLLDADGNAILDERILVSIDEGNTVRVYRQTQRSVLSCTPNCEQHAQQAATATASP, from the coding sequence ATGTCATCGAGCGGCAAAACCATTTTCTTTGCCGGCATGATCGCCGTTTTCGGTATTTCGGGAGTTTCCGCGGCCGCAGACGATGACATGCTGCGCGTCTATATGGATCACGCGCGCGTCTTGAAACTCGACCGCCCCGTCAGCAAGGTGATTGTCGGCAATGCCGCAGTCGCCGATGCAACGGTCGCCGACGCCAAGACCATCGTGCTGACGGGACGCAGCTTCGGCACCACCAATCTGGTGCTTCTCGATGCCGACGGCAATGCGATCCTCGACGAACGCATCCTGGTGTCGATCGACGAGGGCAATACGGTACGCGTCTACCGGCAGACGCAGCGCTCCGTGCTGTCCTGCACGCCGAATTGCGAGCAGCATGCGCAGCAAGCGGCCACCGCGACCGCCTCACCCTGA